A single window of Lates calcarifer isolate ASB-BC8 unplaced genomic scaffold, TLL_Latcal_v3 _unitig_5969_quiver_3117, whole genome shotgun sequence DNA harbors:
- the LOC108879171 gene encoding LOW QUALITY PROTEIN: FAU ubiquitin-like and ribosomal protein S30 (The sequence of the model RefSeq protein was modified relative to this genomic sequence to represent the inferred CDS: inserted 1 base in 1 codon), whose product MQLFLRAQNTHTLEVTGQETVGQIKAHVQALEGLLVEDQVLLLAGCPLEDDAXLASCGISEHCTLEVAGRLLGGKVHGSLARAGKVRGQTPKVDKQEKKKKKTGRAKRRIQYNRRFVNVVPTFGKKKGPNANS is encoded by the exons ATGCAGCTCTTCTTACGTGCCCAGAACACTCACACCCTTGAGGTGACCGGACAGGAGACTGTCGGACAGATCAAG GCCCATGTCCAGGCTCTGGAGGGTCTCTTGGTCGAGGATCAGGTGCTGTTGCTTGCTGGGTGCCCACTGGAGGATGATG CTCTGGCATCTTGTGGAATCTCAGAGCACTGCACCCTGGAGGTAGCTGGCAGGCTGCTGGGAG GTAAGGTCCACGGCTCTCTGGCCCGTGCTGGAAAAGTGAGGGGTCAGACACCCAAG GTTGACaagcaggagaaaaagaaaaagaagactgGCCGCGCTAAGCGTCGCATCCAGTACAACAGGCGCTTCGTGAACGTTGTGCCCACCTTCGGAAAGAAGAAGGGACCCAATGCCAACTCCTAA
- the LOC108879170 gene encoding peptidyl-prolyl cis-trans isomerase FKBP3, with amino-acid sequence MAAEPAREWSDEQLKSDDLPKKDIIKFIQDNAAHSFLNEHKLLGNIKNVAKTAKKEQLIIAYNQLFESKRFKGTDPVEEVTEQVKAVKIEEKPKEVKTEVVDEGPPKYTKSVLKKGDKTNFPKKGDTVSCWYTGTLEDGTVFDTNIPSVARKKKQAKPLSFKVGMGKVIRGWDEALLTMSKGETAQIEIEPEWAYGKKGLPDSKIPPNAKLIFEVELVSVD; translated from the exons ATGGCGGCTGAACCAGCACGGGAGTGGAGCGATGAGCAGCTAAAAAGTGACGATTTGCCCAAAAAAGACATTATAAAGTTCATTCAGGACAATGCAGCCCACTCg TTCCTCAATGAGCACAAGCTGCtgggaaatattaaaaatgttgccaaaacagcaaagaaagagCAACTGATCATTGCCTACAATCAGCTCTTTGAGAGTAAA AGGTTTAAAGGGACAGATCCAGTAGAAGAAGTGACTGAGCAGGTTAAAGCTGTGAAAATTGAAGAAAAGCCCAAAGAAGTCAAGACCGAGGTGGTGGATGAG GGTCCACCCAAGTACACCAAGTCAGTGCTGAAAAAAGGTGACAAGACAAACTTCCCAAAGAAAGGCGACACTGTGAGCTGCTGGTACACTGGCACCTTGGAGGATGGAACTGTGTTTGACACCAACATTCCCTCAG TGGCCAGAAAGAAGAAACAGGCTAAACCACTGAGTTTCAAGGTTGGCATGGGCAAAGTCATCAGAGGA TGGGATGAAGCCCTTCTAACAATGAGCAAGGGTGAAACAGCCCAAATTGAGATCGAACCAGAGTGGGCCTATGGAAAGAAGGGTCTCCCTGATTCCAA AATTCCACCCAATGCAAAACTGATTTTTGAGGTTGAGCTTGTGTCTGTGGATTAA